A genomic stretch from Cyprinus carpio isolate SPL01 chromosome A12, ASM1834038v1, whole genome shotgun sequence includes:
- the LOC109099495 gene encoding cholesterol 25-hydroxylase-like protein — protein sequence MFGLQYIWDSILQYEAVLRSPYFPVFFSITVYLSFCLPFVALDALSSRVSWIRRYKIQQKTSVSWKMMWSCLALSLYNHAVYIFPLSVLHWYWRPVSYPVMAPGLLRVIWDLAACLLLFDFQYFVWHLLHHKVPWLYRTFHKVHHKYTSTFALATEYSGAWETLSLGFFAAVNPMLLGVHPMTEMLFHILNMWLSVEDHCGYDLPWATHRLVPFGLYGGAPHHDVHHQKFKSNYAPYFTHWDKLFGTLHSE from the coding sequence ATGTTTGGACTACAGTACATCTGGGACAGCATTCTGCAGTACGAGGCCGTGCTTAGGTCTCCATATTTCCCAGTTTTCTTCTCTATTACAGTCTACCTAAGCTTCTGCCTGCCATTTGTTGCTCTGGATGCCCTGTCATCAAGGGTATCATGGATAAGGAGATACAAAATTCAACAGAAGACCAGCGTATCTTGGAAGATGATGTGGAGCTGCCTGGCACTCTCCCTCTACAACCATGCCGTGTACATCTTCCCACTGAGTGTCCTGCACTGGTACTGGAGACCTGTCAGCTACCCAGTGATGGCACCAGGGCTTCTGCGAGTCATCTGGGACCTTGCTGCCTGCCTGCTTCTCTTTGACTTCCAGTACTTTGTATGGCATCTTCTGCATCACAAAGTACCCTGGCTGTACCGCACTTTCCATAAGGTGCATCACAAATACACGTCCACCTTCGCTCTGGCCACTGAGTATTCAGGGGCGTGGGAGACTCTGTCTTTGGGTTTCTTCGCTGCAGTGAATCCCATGTTACTGGGGGTTCATCCTATGACAGAGATGCTTTTCCATATCCTGAACATGTGGCTGTCAGTTGAGGACCACTGTGGCTATGACCTGCCATGGGCGACACACAGACTGGTGCCTTTTGGTCTGTACGGAGGAGCTCCGCACCATGATGTCCACCATCAGAAGTTCAAGTCCAACTATGCTCCATACTTCACTCACTGGGACAAGCTCTTTGGGACACTGCACTCTGAATGA
- the ifit10 gene encoding interferon-induced protein with tetratricopeptide repeats 10 — MDPDRTLRTKLLQLECHFTWALKKDDIDLKDILNRLQEQIKLYLGKKDELARTYSALAYVQFLLEFHEEAHNNLMTSVKLLMECHQDEFHKTLIVTYGNLAWLNYHMKNYTECEGYLKKLQKINETFPTECSSIPEVLGEKGWTFLKFSRKYYNRAKECFRKALELEPEEGDWNAGYAIALYRTEYESFTVENSPTIKQLRRAIDTNPEDDVLKVLLSMRLIVYKRYKEADSLVEKALERSPDHPHVMRYVAKFFRSQGSVDRSIALLKRALESSPNSSFIHHQLALCYKLKKIQLMQEQSHHAKGSRIQQIRNQCIYHLEKATSLTASFISAMSDLALLYGENQDMSRAEELFQVTFKAAGEKNDNLHVVNFFYAEFQLYCHRCEPLAVKHYMECLKINPDSVEGKRSSCSLKKIADKRIQRNLLEGEAYGILGFLHKLKGEKRQAIECYEKALSYEDNDEFLSNLSELRLSLQ; from the coding sequence ATGGATCCGGACAGAACTTTGAGAACAAAACTTCTCCAGTTGGAATGCCACTTTACCTGGGCTCTGAAGAAAGATGATATAGATCTAAAGGATATTCTCAATAGACTGCAAGAACAGATTAAGTTGTACCTCGGAAAGAAAGATGAACTTGCCCGAACTTACAGTGCTTTGGCATATGTCCAGTTCCTTCTGGAGTTTCACGAGGAGGCACATAATAATCTCATGACATCCGTGAAGCTACTCATGGAATGCCACCAGGATGAATTTCATAAAACTCTTATTGTCACTTACGGAAACCTTGCCTGGTTAAACTACCACATGAAGAACTACACAGAATGTGAAGGTTACCTGAAGAAGCTTCAGAAGATAAATGAAACCTTTCCCACTGAGTGTTCATCTATTCCAGAGGTGCTAGGTGAAAAGGGATGGACTTTTCTTAAATTCTCACGCAAATATTACAACAGAGCCAAAGAATGTTTCAGGAAGGCTTTAGAACTGGAACCAGAGGAAGGCGATTGGAATGCTGGTTATGCCATTGCTCTGTATCGCACTGAATATGAGAGTTTCACTGTGGAGAATTCGCCTACAATAAAGCAGCTGAGACGGGCCATTGACACAAATCCAGAGGATGACGTTCTCAAAGTCCTCTTAAGCATGCGACTGATTGTTTACAAAAGGTACAAAGAGGCTGATAGTTTGGTAGAGAAGGCTTTAGAAAGATCTCCAGATCACCCACATGTCATGCGATATGTTGCAAAATTCTTCAGGAGTCAAGGAAGTGTGGACAGGTCAATTGCTCTTTTGAAGCGAGCGCTTGAAAGCTCACCCAATTCAAGTTTCATACATCATCAGTTAGCTCTTTGCTATAAGTTGAAGAAAATCCAACTGATGCAGGAGCAAAGTCACCATGCCAAAGGGTCAAGAATTCAACAGATTCGCAATCAATGCATCTATCATTTAGAAAAGGCCACCAGCCTGACAGCCTCCTTCATTTCTGCAATGAGCGATCTAGCGCTGCTTTATGGAGAGAACCAGGATATGTCACGGGCTGAGGAGCTGTTTCAGGTCACTTTCAAAGCAGCCGGAGAGAAAAACGACAATCTACatgttgtcaattttttttatgctgaattCCAGCTCTACTGCCACAGATGTGAGCCATTAGCTGTCAAACACTACATGGAATGTCTGAAGATTAACCCGGATTCAGTCGAAGGGAAGAGAAGTAGCTGCAGTTTAAAGAAGATCGCTGACAAACGAATTCAGAGAAACTTGCTGGAAGGGGAGGCTTATGGGATACTGGGGTTTCTTCATAAGTTAAAAGGGGAGAAACGTCAAGCCATTGAGTGCTATGAGAAAGCTTTGAGTTATGAAGACAATGATGAGTTCCTCAGTAACCTTAGTGAACTCAGGCTGTCCTTACAGTAA